From a single Prosthecobacter algae genomic region:
- a CDS encoding phytoene/squalene synthase family protein: protein MLDESHHERELGGQLLASVSRSFYLTLKALPRELREPISLAYLLARTADTIADTAAVPAEVRLRCLNEYEALVQGADSSGHDLAATIQSSFVSLQADEAERQLMLRFADGLSWLGTMKGAPLKAIREVLHHIIRGQILDIQRFPGDGQVRALANAEELDEYTWLVAGCVGEFWTEMCAVEKPESLDAGVSLAQMKAWGADFGKGLQLINVLRDIGEDMRDGRCYLPGGLQGEVALKTAWAHWLGICRQRLRSGLSYVQHVADGKLRYATSLPLLLGIKTVARMQAASWEQVQQGIKISRLDVAMILAEAAIACRKPESLEKLYVRLGG from the coding sequence ATGTTGGATGAATCCCATCACGAGCGCGAACTGGGAGGGCAGCTCCTGGCCTCCGTTTCACGTTCCTTTTACCTTACCCTCAAGGCTCTGCCGCGCGAGTTGCGGGAGCCTATCTCGCTGGCTTATCTGCTGGCCCGCACGGCGGATACGATCGCGGATACAGCCGCAGTGCCCGCGGAGGTGCGGCTGCGCTGTCTGAATGAGTATGAGGCGCTGGTGCAAGGCGCGGACAGTTCGGGCCACGATCTGGCGGCGACGATTCAGTCGAGCTTTGTCAGCTTGCAGGCCGACGAGGCCGAGAGGCAACTCATGCTACGGTTTGCCGATGGCCTGTCCTGGCTGGGGACCATGAAAGGGGCACCCTTGAAGGCGATTCGGGAGGTGCTGCACCACATCATCCGTGGGCAGATTCTCGACATCCAACGATTCCCTGGAGATGGGCAGGTGCGTGCGCTGGCCAATGCAGAAGAGCTGGATGAATACACCTGGCTGGTGGCCGGATGTGTGGGCGAATTTTGGACGGAGATGTGCGCGGTCGAGAAACCTGAATCGTTGGATGCTGGCGTGTCACTGGCTCAAATGAAGGCCTGGGGCGCGGACTTTGGCAAAGGCCTGCAGCTCATCAATGTGCTGCGGGACATCGGTGAAGACATGCGGGATGGCCGCTGCTACCTCCCAGGGGGATTGCAGGGGGAGGTGGCCCTGAAGACGGCGTGGGCGCATTGGCTGGGGATCTGCCGTCAGCGTTTGCGCTCCGGGCTGAGCTATGTGCAGCACGTGGCCGATGGCAAACTGAGGTATGCTACGTCCTTGCCTCTTCTGCTAGGGATCAAGACGGTGGCGCGTATGCAGGCAGCGAGCTGGGAGCAGGTGCAGCAGGGCATCAAGATCAGCCGCCTGGATGTCGCGATGATCCTGGCGGAAGCGGCCATTGCCTGCCGCAAGCCGGAGAGCCTGGAAAAGCTCTACGTCCGGCTGGGCGGGTGA
- the panD gene encoding aspartate 1-decarboxylase: MLRIQLKSKIHRATVTDANIHYEGSITIPEDLMEASDLWNGEKVLVTSVTSGNRLETYVIPGPRGSGQIVVNGAAAHLIDQGQVVTIMGFGLSDQPIQAKRLLMNERNEIVNTTVL; the protein is encoded by the coding sequence GTGCTCCGAATCCAGCTCAAATCCAAAATCCATCGCGCCACCGTCACCGATGCCAACATTCATTACGAAGGCAGCATCACCATTCCGGAAGATCTGATGGAGGCCTCGGACCTTTGGAATGGCGAAAAAGTACTGGTGACCAGCGTGACGAGCGGCAACCGGCTGGAAACTTACGTCATCCCAGGTCCCCGTGGTTCTGGCCAGATCGTGGTCAATGGGGCCGCCGCCCATTTGATTGATCAGGGCCAGGTGGTGACCATCATGGGCTTTGGACTTTCTGATCAGCCGATCCAGGCCAAGCGCCTGCTGATGAACGAGCGCAACGAAATCGTGAACACGACCGTGCTCTGA
- a CDS encoding polysaccharide deacetylase family protein produces the protein MRYFALTISLFGLLAFPACKRIESKLDRLARAAGITQEPAPAPAKVAAEPVLTPAQEAMEKKLQESSVFEAAKAEDLVPKAEPFELNKSAVVSILGYHDFRERGGSPMIIAATKFREQMKAIKESGIPVIPLSDVLAWRKGLKNIPEECLVITMDDGWEGVYTYAYPVLKEYGFPFTVYVYKKYVNIGGRSLSWDQIKEMMKFGCEIGSHSVSHESLRAKKGRTDAEHLQWVLGELKESKEFLEKNLGVPCTSFAYPFGIYDDSMAETGLQVGYETLVTVNSQKVNWDTPMGKIGRFIIHGESDTNFKLATSFRGRGDVTSNHFLKADAKDSEGQQLITLSPAPEEIIKDRRPTIRASLQRVGAVVPGSVRLRIAGLGTVPAVYDPASMTVTYRLPYRLRRQDCAVTLSFKRAEGQPDEVVTWRFKLDLEASYLPQS, from the coding sequence ATGCGATACTTCGCGCTTACTATTTCCCTTTTCGGCCTTCTGGCATTCCCGGCCTGCAAACGCATCGAATCCAAACTGGACCGCCTGGCGCGGGCCGCCGGGATCACCCAGGAGCCCGCCCCAGCACCGGCCAAGGTGGCTGCTGAGCCTGTGCTGACTCCTGCCCAGGAGGCGATGGAGAAGAAGCTGCAGGAAAGCTCCGTCTTTGAGGCGGCCAAAGCCGAGGACCTAGTTCCGAAGGCTGAACCCTTTGAACTGAATAAATCTGCCGTGGTGTCCATCCTGGGGTATCATGACTTCCGTGAACGTGGGGGCAGCCCGATGATTATCGCCGCGACCAAGTTCCGGGAACAGATGAAGGCGATCAAAGAGTCTGGAATTCCAGTGATCCCTTTGAGTGATGTCCTGGCTTGGCGGAAGGGACTGAAGAATATTCCTGAAGAGTGTCTTGTAATCACGATGGATGATGGGTGGGAGGGCGTCTATACCTATGCCTACCCAGTACTTAAAGAGTACGGTTTTCCCTTCACAGTCTATGTTTACAAAAAGTATGTGAACATTGGTGGGCGTAGTTTGAGCTGGGATCAGATTAAAGAGATGATGAAGTTTGGCTGTGAGATTGGCAGTCACAGCGTCTCTCATGAAAGCCTGCGGGCCAAGAAGGGGCGCACAGACGCCGAGCACCTTCAGTGGGTGCTGGGAGAGCTGAAAGAATCCAAGGAGTTCCTTGAAAAGAACCTGGGTGTGCCATGCACCAGTTTCGCTTACCCCTTTGGCATCTATGACGACAGCATGGCCGAAACCGGGCTTCAGGTGGGGTATGAGACGCTGGTGACCGTGAACAGCCAGAAGGTGAACTGGGATACTCCGATGGGGAAGATTGGCCGCTTTATCATCCACGGCGAAAGCGATACCAACTTTAAGCTGGCCACCAGTTTTCGTGGCCGTGGGGATGTGACATCCAACCACTTTTTGAAGGCTGATGCCAAGGATTCGGAAGGTCAGCAACTGATCACGCTAAGTCCGGCACCCGAAGAAATCATCAAGGATCGCCGCCCCACCATTCGCGCCAGCTTGCAGCGGGTGGGGGCAGTCGTTCCTGGAAGTGTGCGCTTGCGCATCGCCGGCCTGGGGACAGTTCCCGCAGTGTATGACCCGGCCAGCATGACGGTGACTTACCGCCTGCCTTATCGCCTGCGCCGTCAGGACTGTGCGGTGACTTTGAGTTTCAAGCGGGCCGAAGGGCAACCAGATGAAGTGGTGACTTGGAGATTTAAACTGGACCTGGAAGCCAGCTATCTTCCCCAATCTTAG
- a CDS encoding LysR substrate-binding domain-containing protein — translation MKAPSVMPQIMDLRHLRYFQAVAEELSFSQASRRLHIAQPALSRAVQDLESELGTRLIERDRRTVALTPAGAVLLHEAGLLLERFEESMRRVRRTATGEEGELRLGYIGPPTQGFLGRLLHDYRARYPKVSVHLEERTPERVWEMVAKGRLSVAITRPLPGQGERSLETLLLRKEPLGIVVPLDHPLADRESVTWKMLAQEPLIVLARREGVGLHDEILAACRAAGFTPRIAYSPSLMGTVLSYAEAGAGVGIATDSVAAVSMSPSLKYLSVTPERTVPLVLVWNPEEDPPPVQAFRELVGEWQAAGRLWE, via the coding sequence ATGAAGGCTCCAAGCGTAATGCCGCAGATCATGGATCTGCGGCATTTACGTTACTTTCAGGCAGTGGCGGAAGAATTGAGCTTCTCGCAGGCTTCCCGGCGTCTGCACATTGCCCAGCCTGCTCTTTCCAGGGCGGTGCAGGATTTGGAGAGCGAGCTGGGAACGCGGCTGATCGAGCGTGATCGCCGTACGGTGGCGCTGACACCTGCGGGGGCTGTTTTACTGCATGAGGCAGGGCTGCTGCTGGAGCGCTTTGAAGAATCCATGAGGCGCGTGCGGCGCACTGCGACCGGGGAGGAGGGGGAACTGCGTCTGGGCTACATCGGACCTCCTACACAGGGCTTTCTGGGACGCCTGCTGCATGACTATCGCGCGCGCTATCCCAAGGTATCTGTGCATCTGGAAGAGCGGACGCCGGAGCGTGTCTGGGAAATGGTGGCGAAAGGTCGGCTTTCCGTGGCCATCACCCGGCCTCTGCCTGGGCAGGGGGAGCGTTCACTGGAGACGCTGCTTTTGCGCAAGGAACCCCTGGGCATTGTGGTTCCACTGGATCATCCGCTGGCGGATCGGGAAAGTGTGACCTGGAAGATGCTGGCGCAGGAGCCTTTGATCGTGCTCGCCCGCCGGGAGGGGGTAGGTTTGCATGATGAAATTTTGGCGGCTTGTCGGGCGGCAGGTTTCACCCCGCGCATTGCCTACAGTCCTAGTTTGATGGGCACCGTACTCAGTTATGCCGAAGCCGGTGCCGGGGTCGGGATCGCGACGGACAGTGTGGCTGCGGTCTCCATGTCGCCTTCGCTGAAATATCTGAGTGTGACGCCGGAGCGAACGGTGCCGCTGGTGCTCGTGTGGAATCCGGAGGAAGATCCGCCGCCGGTGCAGGCCTTTCGTGAACTGGTGGGGGAGTGGCAGGCTGCGGGCCGTCTTTGGGAATAG
- a CDS encoding DUF1592 domain-containing protein yields MHFPRFIALLFVVPAAAPAAEALATRGQAMYDQKIKPMLEKYCFDCHADGMDKGSFTWDKHTDYTALRADMKFWDHVRQQIVTHVMPPEKKDKPSLEQRDEMVAWIDDAIFWFDPTKPDPGHVTYRRLNRTEYNNTVRDLLYVDSRPAREFPPDDTGYGYDNIGDVLSLSPMLMEKYLRASRAVAEDAMDTQTPGHADLEIQGRKFYKQKGDTREDGTRRFFFANAEVSQKFGAPADGNYTVTLHVAATEAGGEPAKIGMKLNGKDVSTFDVTKRWKAEKPEFQEITYTLALKAGESKLSIAFLNDFSDDKNSDPAKRDRNVVLDKVEIKGPNSLLAPRGSRFLRWLLDGKPVGLPAIQLTGEDLESGQGNANRDTGGIALASSGYVKHPLQLTKAGKYRITVKAGAQQAGEDPAKFDVRIAGKTVGAFSVTAKNQAPQWFSLDTDLPEGSHEIQIWFLNDFYDEATKADRNLWVHQVKLEGPVDQGGALAADAVPALVEKMGTRLFRRPMTADEKTKWQAFAELAIKEGEKPLGALSYVLEGMLVSPSFLFRGDPQPAGAVADGSALIDEYSLAARLSYFLWSAPPDDALLQLAAKGELRKNLPAQLTRMIGDWKAAALTEDFAGQWLQLRDMDIVSPDTKRFPEWKGGIAFSMKRESQMFFDHILRENRSVIDFLNADYTFADKKLAEWYGIKDFQGEKFQKVSLQGTPRGGILTQGSVLTLTSGQTRTSPVKRGKYLLENILGTPPPPAPGGVPPLDETKVRKSKMTLREQFAEHRANTSCAGCHAFLDPMGFAFEHYDAIGRYREKEKDLPIDAAGTLVRGQSFQNMTELRTILARDMADDFTRNLAENILTFALGRGLEHSDKPAVKEIVRRTKEGEYKFHSLILAVVESVPFQKMRVGAEAE; encoded by the coding sequence ATGCACTTTCCCCGTTTTATTGCTCTTTTGTTTGTTGTGCCTGCTGCAGCGCCTGCGGCGGAGGCCTTGGCCACCCGTGGTCAGGCCATGTATGATCAGAAGATCAAACCGATGCTGGAGAAATACTGCTTTGATTGCCATGCGGACGGCATGGACAAGGGCAGCTTCACCTGGGACAAGCACACCGACTACACCGCCCTGCGTGCGGACATGAAGTTCTGGGATCATGTGCGGCAGCAGATCGTCACGCACGTGATGCCACCTGAGAAAAAGGACAAGCCTAGCCTTGAGCAACGGGATGAAATGGTGGCCTGGATTGACGATGCCATCTTTTGGTTTGATCCCACCAAGCCTGACCCTGGCCATGTGACCTATCGTCGTCTCAATCGCACGGAGTATAACAATACCGTGCGAGATCTTCTTTACGTGGACAGCCGCCCGGCTCGCGAGTTTCCGCCAGATGACACTGGTTACGGTTACGACAACATTGGCGATGTCCTGAGCCTTTCCCCCATGCTGATGGAGAAGTACCTGCGTGCCTCCCGTGCGGTGGCCGAAGATGCCATGGATACCCAGACGCCTGGCCATGCCGACCTGGAGATTCAGGGCCGCAAATTCTACAAGCAAAAGGGCGACACTCGCGAGGATGGCACTCGCCGCTTTTTTTTCGCCAATGCTGAGGTGTCGCAGAAATTTGGTGCGCCAGCGGATGGCAATTACACGGTGACCCTGCATGTGGCCGCGACCGAGGCCGGTGGCGAACCTGCGAAAATCGGGATGAAACTGAATGGCAAGGATGTATCCACCTTTGATGTCACCAAGCGCTGGAAGGCGGAGAAGCCTGAGTTCCAGGAGATCACCTACACGCTGGCTCTGAAAGCAGGAGAGTCCAAGCTCTCCATCGCCTTCCTGAATGATTTCAGTGATGACAAAAACTCGGATCCAGCCAAGCGCGACCGCAATGTGGTGCTGGACAAGGTGGAGATCAAAGGGCCTAACAGCCTGCTGGCCCCCCGTGGCAGCCGTTTCCTGCGCTGGCTGCTGGACGGCAAACCCGTGGGCCTGCCTGCGATCCAGCTCACGGGTGAAGACCTGGAAAGCGGTCAGGGTAATGCCAATCGTGACACGGGCGGCATCGCCCTGGCGAGCAGTGGTTATGTCAAACATCCGCTGCAACTGACCAAGGCAGGCAAGTATCGCATCACGGTGAAAGCTGGGGCGCAGCAGGCCGGGGAGGATCCCGCCAAATTTGATGTGCGCATTGCTGGCAAAACGGTGGGAGCTTTCTCAGTCACGGCCAAGAATCAGGCCCCGCAATGGTTCAGCCTTGATACAGATCTGCCTGAAGGCAGCCATGAGATTCAGATCTGGTTCCTCAATGATTTTTATGACGAAGCCACCAAGGCTGATCGCAATCTGTGGGTGCATCAGGTGAAGCTGGAGGGTCCTGTGGATCAAGGTGGTGCTTTGGCGGCGGATGCTGTCCCTGCATTGGTGGAGAAAATGGGGACGCGACTTTTCCGCCGCCCAATGACGGCCGATGAAAAGACCAAGTGGCAGGCTTTTGCTGAGCTCGCCATCAAGGAGGGTGAGAAGCCACTCGGCGCCCTGAGTTATGTTCTTGAAGGCATGCTGGTATCTCCTTCGTTCCTCTTCCGTGGCGATCCGCAGCCTGCTGGAGCAGTGGCGGATGGATCGGCCTTGATTGATGAGTATAGTCTGGCGGCACGCCTGTCTTACTTCCTCTGGTCCGCACCCCCTGATGATGCCTTGCTGCAATTGGCTGCCAAAGGCGAACTGCGGAAAAACCTCCCAGCTCAGTTGACCCGCATGATTGGGGACTGGAAAGCGGCAGCCCTTACGGAGGATTTCGCCGGCCAGTGGTTGCAGTTGCGCGACATGGACATCGTCTCCCCCGACACCAAGCGTTTCCCTGAATGGAAAGGCGGCATCGCCTTCAGCATGAAGCGGGAGAGTCAGATGTTTTTTGACCACATCTTGCGCGAGAACCGCAGCGTCATCGACTTCCTGAATGCCGACTATACCTTTGCGGACAAGAAATTGGCCGAGTGGTATGGGATCAAGGATTTCCAGGGTGAGAAGTTTCAAAAGGTCTCCCTCCAGGGCACTCCACGCGGGGGTATCTTGACGCAGGGAAGTGTGCTCACTCTGACCTCTGGCCAGACCCGCACTTCGCCGGTGAAGCGCGGCAAGTATCTGCTGGAAAACATTCTGGGCACCCCACCACCGCCAGCCCCGGGAGGTGTGCCGCCACTGGATGAAACCAAGGTGCGCAAATCCAAGATGACGCTGCGCGAGCAGTTCGCCGAACATCGTGCCAACACCTCCTGTGCAGGCTGTCACGCCTTCCTGGATCCTATGGGTTTTGCGTTTGAGCATTACGATGCCATCGGTCGTTATCGTGAGAAGGAAAAGGATCTGCCCATTGATGCCGCAGGCACTCTGGTGCGTGGCCAGTCTTTCCAAAACATGACGGAACTGCGCACGATTCTGGCCCGTGACATGGCCGATGATTTCACCCGGAATCTGGCGGAAAACATCCTCACCTTTGCCCTGGGCCGCGGCCTGGAGCACAGTGACAAACCTGCGGTGAAGGAAATCGTGCGCCGCACCAAGGAGGGGGAATACAAATTCCATTCGCTGATCCTCGCTGTCGTGGAAAGTGTGCCTTTCCAAAAGATGCGTGTGGGTGCCGAGGCGGAGTGA
- a CDS encoding alpha/beta hydrolase-fold protein — MKFLSLLFCAFTVSITAAEPEFPLTADSKPQADVAKGTLIKDSYTASESSVFPGTVREYQIYLPAGFDKAQPAHFMVFQDGVIYQAPVVFDNLIAKKDIPSLVGIFIKPGVVPAANDNALPRFNRSYEYDSITPTYSKFLIEEFLPAIEKKHAISLSQDPNHAAISGNSSGGICAFMVAWHRPDRFRRVFTGVGTYVGIHGADQLPVLVRKIEPKPLRIYLQSGTGDNNLYCGDWWMANQMMERSLAWAGYDVNHAWGEGGHNQKHASQIFPDVLRWLWRDWQTDIEVKANPKGESKWKGYEVVEDEKWVAAKESCSYASVITSDSNGDVVWLEENSTHHALFLTRHSSGDNPRRFGESFSPFALHDIAFGKDNCLYVLCSMKATKDTVFKIDRAGQRHDVKFISKDTLAVAFNSVLSIARAGGLVGNWPATEHLPGLSEYGGKITISPDQTTIYQAQQGAEIIAWQYGTNGSLNQRQPYCMLQLDSEAVVNPQSLCVDTEGRLYVATSLGIQVCDQAGRVNFIIPTPKPAHDVCFGGKDLSELFIACGDSIYKRPTKVHGVVSGQQAPIKPAPPKL; from the coding sequence ATGAAGTTCCTTTCTCTGCTTTTTTGTGCTTTCACGGTCAGCATCACAGCCGCCGAGCCCGAATTTCCCCTGACGGCGGATTCAAAACCGCAGGCCGACGTGGCCAAGGGCACGCTGATCAAGGACAGCTACACCGCCTCTGAAAGCAGTGTCTTCCCAGGCACCGTGCGGGAATACCAGATCTACCTGCCTGCCGGCTTTGATAAGGCCCAGCCTGCCCACTTCATGGTCTTTCAGGACGGTGTCATCTACCAAGCCCCCGTGGTGTTCGATAACCTCATCGCCAAAAAGGACATCCCCTCCCTCGTCGGCATCTTCATCAAACCCGGCGTCGTCCCGGCTGCAAATGACAATGCCCTGCCCCGCTTCAACCGCAGCTACGAGTATGACAGCATCACGCCCACGTATTCGAAATTCCTCATCGAAGAATTCCTCCCGGCGATCGAAAAAAAGCATGCCATTTCTCTGAGCCAGGATCCCAATCACGCTGCCATTTCAGGCAATAGCAGCGGCGGCATCTGCGCCTTCATGGTCGCCTGGCATCGGCCCGACCGCTTCCGCCGCGTCTTCACCGGGGTCGGCACCTATGTCGGCATCCATGGGGCGGATCAGCTCCCCGTGCTCGTCCGCAAAATCGAACCCAAACCCCTGCGCATCTATCTGCAAAGCGGCACTGGCGACAACAACCTCTACTGCGGCGACTGGTGGATGGCCAATCAGATGATGGAACGCAGCCTCGCCTGGGCCGGTTACGACGTCAACCACGCCTGGGGCGAAGGCGGGCATAACCAAAAGCATGCCAGTCAGATCTTCCCCGATGTCCTCCGCTGGCTCTGGCGCGACTGGCAGACCGACATCGAAGTGAAAGCTAACCCCAAGGGAGAATCGAAGTGGAAGGGGTATGAGGTGGTGGAAGATGAGAAATGGGTGGCTGCCAAAGAATCATGCTCATATGCCTCTGTAATTACATCTGACAGCAACGGCGATGTTGTTTGGCTTGAAGAGAATTCCACTCATCATGCCCTATTCTTGACAAGGCATTCGTCTGGCGACAATCCCAGGCGTTTTGGAGAATCCTTTTCTCCGTTCGCCCTGCACGATATCGCCTTTGGAAAGGATAACTGTCTTTACGTGTTGTGCAGCATGAAGGCTACCAAAGACACCGTCTTCAAAATCGATAGAGCGGGTCAAAGGCACGATGTAAAATTCATTTCGAAAGATACATTAGCGGTGGCATTTAACTCCGTATTGAGTATTGCTCGGGCTGGTGGCCTCGTGGGCAATTGGCCAGCAACAGAACACCTTCCAGGCTTATCTGAATATGGTGGCAAAATCACGATATCACCAGATCAAACCACTATTTATCAGGCCCAGCAAGGAGCCGAAATTATCGCATGGCAATATGGAACGAACGGCTCTCTGAATCAGCGTCAGCCGTATTGTATGCTGCAGCTTGATTCCGAAGCAGTAGTTAATCCCCAAAGCCTCTGCGTGGACACCGAAGGCCGTCTCTACGTGGCCACCTCCCTCGGCATCCAGGTCTGTGATCAGGCTGGCCGGGTGAACTTCATCATCCCGACACCGAAGCCCGCCCACGATGTCTGTTTTGGCGGCAAGGATTTGAGCGAGCTCTTCATTGCCTGCGGTGACTCCATCTACAAACGCCCGACGAAAGTCCACGGTGTCGTCAGTGGTCAGCAGGCCCCCATCAAACCAGCGCCGCCCAAGCTGTAG
- a CDS encoding NAD(P)/FAD-dependent oxidoreductase, which produces MNSQYDVLIIGGGPAGASVATILAEHGHRALVIERAKFPRYHVGESLIPFTFGPLERLGMIPKMKKSHFMKKYSVSFVQPDGRRSQPFYFHTRYDKETIAQTWQVLRSEFDEMLLNNARDKGAHVREETTVVQLLKNDSGHVVGVEVKNKDGSLEQLYAKLVIDASGKEAFASSRQGWRVGDPYLNKVAIWTYYKGSKRAEDLDEGATTIAFVPDKGWFWHIPQHNDMVSVGIVAEGKYLTRDGFRDPEAMFQREIGQNQWIKEHLSTGECTGEYWLTSEYSRHSKYGSSPGLLLVGDAFAFLDPVFSSGVMLALKSGVLAGDAVHEALVANDLSPERFADYGRQIREGVENMRKLVYAFYDPNFSFKDVVMKYPEAGAELTDCLSGDLNKDYTPLWNRIREFVKLPEDLPYGLPLAA; this is translated from the coding sequence ATGAATTCCCAATACGACGTCCTGATCATCGGTGGTGGCCCTGCTGGAGCCAGCGTGGCCACGATTTTGGCTGAGCATGGTCATCGGGCTTTGGTTATCGAGCGTGCCAAATTTCCCCGCTACCACGTGGGCGAGTCCTTGATCCCTTTTACCTTTGGCCCCTTGGAGCGGCTGGGCATGATCCCGAAAATGAAGAAGAGCCACTTCATGAAGAAGTACAGCGTCAGCTTCGTGCAGCCGGATGGCCGTCGCTCGCAGCCCTTTTATTTTCACACTCGTTACGACAAGGAAACCATCGCCCAGACCTGGCAGGTGCTGCGTTCTGAGTTCGATGAAATGCTGCTGAACAATGCCCGCGACAAGGGAGCCCACGTGAGAGAAGAAACCACGGTGGTTCAGCTGTTGAAAAACGACAGCGGTCATGTCGTTGGCGTGGAGGTCAAAAACAAGGACGGCAGTCTGGAACAGTTGTATGCCAAGTTGGTCATTGATGCCTCTGGCAAAGAAGCCTTTGCCTCCAGCCGCCAGGGCTGGCGTGTGGGCGATCCTTACCTGAACAAGGTGGCCATTTGGACCTATTACAAGGGATCCAAACGTGCGGAGGACCTGGATGAAGGGGCCACCACCATTGCCTTTGTACCTGACAAGGGCTGGTTCTGGCACATCCCACAGCATAATGACATGGTGAGTGTGGGCATCGTGGCAGAGGGCAAGTATCTAACTCGCGATGGCTTCCGCGATCCGGAGGCGATGTTCCAGCGTGAGATCGGGCAAAACCAGTGGATCAAAGAGCATCTTTCCACGGGGGAATGCACCGGGGAATATTGGCTGACGAGCGAGTACTCCCGTCATTCCAAATATGGATCTTCACCAGGACTGCTCTTGGTGGGCGATGCCTTCGCTTTCCTGGATCCTGTCTTCAGCAGCGGGGTGATGCTGGCGCTGAAAAGTGGGGTGCTTGCAGGCGATGCCGTGCATGAAGCCCTGGTGGCCAATGATTTGTCACCGGAACGTTTTGCCGACTATGGCCGGCAGATCCGTGAGGGCGTGGAAAACATGCGCAAGCTGGTCTATGCCTTTTACGATCCTAACTTCTCCTTCAAGGATGTGGTGATGAAGTATCCTGAGGCGGGAGCCGAGCTGACTGACTGTCTATCAGGTGACTTGAACAAGGACTACACCCCGCTTTGGAACCGCATCCGCGAGTTTGTAAAGCTGCCTGAAGACCTGCCTTACGGGCTGCCTTTGGCGGCCTGA
- a CDS encoding arylsulfatase, whose amino-acid sequence MIRRILPILALACLSAVAAEPSKPNILFIMADDVGYGDLGCYGAKLVKTPTLDKLAAQGCRFTDAHSPAATCTPTRRAFLTGTYSWRQQPGSSIAPGDAAITIEPGTVTVASLMKQAGYRTGIVGKWHLGLGGEGGPNWNGDIKPSPLDLGFDSSFIMAATGDRVPTVYVDQRRIVGLDPADPISVSYKAKVGTEPTGQENPDLLKLKHTHGHDMTIVNGVGRIGWMTGGKAARWRDEDMADTFAKQAVKFIEESTEKPFFLFFATHGIHVPRVPNERFVGSSTLGARGDAIHELDDTVSQVLAALEKRGIADNTLVIFTSDNGGVWDDGYEDHGPADVHALNGALRGTKGTLFEGGHRVPFIARWPGKIKAGSENKALIAHVDMPSTLASLTGISLPADAAPDSFNVLPALLGESQAAREHAIFHVGGTKTPLTLRHGNWKFMEAGKGGYGKAAAKKDSGGNQVQLYDLSQDPAEQNNLAEKLPEKVQEFGDFLRQAREAGRTRP is encoded by the coding sequence ATGATTCGCCGAATTCTTCCCATCCTTGCCCTGGCCTGCCTGAGTGCTGTGGCGGCTGAACCCAGCAAGCCTAACATCCTGTTCATCATGGCCGATGACGTCGGCTATGGGGATCTCGGCTGTTATGGAGCCAAGCTGGTGAAGACGCCAACGCTGGACAAACTGGCCGCGCAGGGCTGCCGCTTTACTGATGCCCACTCACCCGCCGCCACCTGCACCCCCACACGCCGGGCCTTTCTGACAGGCACCTACTCCTGGCGGCAGCAGCCAGGATCCAGCATCGCCCCTGGAGACGCCGCCATCACCATCGAGCCAGGAACTGTCACCGTGGCCTCCCTCATGAAACAGGCAGGGTATCGCACCGGCATCGTCGGCAAATGGCATCTGGGACTGGGCGGTGAAGGCGGGCCGAACTGGAACGGCGACATCAAACCCAGCCCTCTCGACCTGGGTTTTGACTCCTCCTTCATCATGGCCGCCACCGGCGACCGTGTGCCCACCGTGTATGTGGACCAGCGCCGCATCGTCGGCCTGGATCCAGCCGATCCTATCAGCGTCAGCTACAAAGCCAAAGTCGGCACCGAGCCGACAGGCCAGGAAAACCCGGACCTGCTGAAGCTGAAACATACTCACGGGCACGACATGACCATCGTGAACGGCGTGGGCCGCATCGGCTGGATGACCGGAGGCAAGGCCGCACGCTGGCGCGATGAGGACATGGCCGACACCTTCGCCAAACAGGCCGTCAAATTCATCGAAGAGAGCACTGAAAAACCCTTCTTTCTGTTCTTTGCCACTCATGGCATTCACGTACCTCGTGTGCCTAACGAACGATTCGTTGGCAGCAGCACTCTGGGTGCCCGTGGCGACGCCATCCACGAATTGGACGACACCGTTTCCCAGGTCCTGGCCGCTTTGGAAAAACGCGGCATCGCCGACAATACTCTCGTCATCTTCACCAGCGACAATGGCGGTGTCTGGGATGACGGTTATGAAGATCACGGCCCCGCCGATGTCCATGCCCTGAACGGAGCCCTGCGCGGCACCAAAGGCACCCTCTTTGAAGGCGGCCATCGCGTGCCCTTCATTGCCCGCTGGCCGGGTAAAATCAAGGCTGGCAGCGAGAACAAAGCCCTCATCGCCCATGTGGACATGCCCTCCACGCTGGCCAGCCTGACAGGCATCAGCCTGCCTGCTGACGCCGCCCCAGACAGCTTCAATGTCCTCCCCGCCCTGCTGGGTGAAAGCCAGGCCGCCCGTGAGCACGCCATCTTCCACGTCGGGGGCACCAAAACACCGCTGACACTGCGCCACGGAAACTGGAAATTCATGGAGGCAGGCAAAGGCGGCTACGGCAAAGCAGCCGCCAAAAAAGACAGCGGCGGCAACCAGGTCCAGCTCTATGACCTGAGCCAGGATCCCGCCGAACAAAACAACCTCGCTGAAAAGCTCCCTGAGAAGGTCCAGGAGTTCGGCGACTTTCTGCGCCAAGCTCGCGAAGCCGGACGGACACGGCCTTGA